One Nostoc punctiforme PCC 73102 DNA window includes the following coding sequences:
- a CDS encoding iron uptake porin encodes MLAWLLIAGVNGVAQKASAQEYINIEATQAQESIDLNSPPLSPINPMAQVTSVSQLKDVQPNDWAFQALQSLVERYGCIAGYPDSSYRGNRALTRYEFAAGVNACLDRVNELITTATSDLVTREDLATLQKLQSEFAPELATLRGRVDSLEARTGEFEANQFSRTTKLSGLLIVGIQGRTSNRGDVNPRDGQKDTDDGGTNINVISLAQLYLTSQITPSSYLFTGLIDGKGKTSPRFTNSVSRNDVLLGYEYPTDSLIVSDLNFHWLVTDKLAIMVGTEGVSMPAAFRGPNRVESAATGPLSYFAQRNPILNMGYGHGGIAIDWQFAKRASLQAIYTSYKPGNPGNSSGLFDGTTTTGVQLLLTPTDTLDLSLYYVNNYSSDGCLLTFVGDECLTTVNTTTGKSAPLQTNAVGATVTWQISPRISAGAWGGYTKSYIPGQSGNVETTNYMVFMNFPDLFAKGNLGGIYVGQPPKITSSDLPVGNNVPDFINTGLGRAGGQPGTTTQIEAFYRFQLTDNISITPGIIHLLQPGNTPDSDSVTIGILRSTFSF; translated from the coding sequence ATGCTCGCATGGTTACTAATTGCGGGAGTAAATGGAGTTGCCCAAAAAGCATCAGCACAAGAGTACATCAATATAGAAGCTACCCAGGCGCAGGAGAGTATAGACTTAAATTCTCCTCCCCTCTCCCCCATAAATCCGATGGCGCAAGTTACATCGGTTTCTCAACTCAAAGACGTACAACCCAATGATTGGGCATTCCAAGCATTACAGTCTTTGGTGGAACGCTATGGTTGTATAGCAGGGTATCCAGATAGTAGCTATCGCGGTAATCGCGCCTTGACTCGGTATGAATTCGCCGCCGGTGTGAATGCTTGTTTAGATAGAGTCAACGAATTAATCACTACAGCCACCAGCGATTTAGTTACCCGCGAAGATTTAGCAACATTACAAAAATTGCAATCAGAATTTGCCCCTGAATTAGCAACTTTGCGGGGTCGTGTCGATAGTTTAGAAGCCAGAACTGGCGAATTTGAAGCAAATCAATTCTCAAGAACAACCAAACTCAGTGGACTACTAATAGTTGGTATTCAAGGACGGACTAGCAATCGTGGTGATGTCAATCCTAGAGATGGACAAAAAGATACAGATGATGGCGGGACAAACATTAATGTCATATCCCTAGCGCAACTATATTTGACTAGTCAAATCACTCCTAGTAGTTACTTGTTTACAGGTCTTATAGATGGTAAAGGAAAAACTTCGCCTAGATTTACCAATAGTGTTTCCCGGAATGATGTTTTACTTGGTTATGAATATCCTACAGATAGCTTGATTGTAAGTGACCTCAATTTTCATTGGCTGGTGACGGATAAATTAGCAATAATGGTGGGAACAGAAGGCGTAAGTATGCCTGCTGCTTTCCGAGGCCCCAATCGGGTAGAAAGTGCTGCAACAGGGCCGCTGTCTTATTTTGCCCAAAGAAACCCAATTTTAAATATGGGATACGGTCACGGCGGTATAGCTATTGATTGGCAATTTGCTAAACGCGCTAGTTTGCAGGCAATTTATACGAGTTATAAACCAGGTAATCCCGGTAACAGTAGCGGTTTATTCGATGGAACCACAACTACTGGTGTGCAATTGCTGCTAACACCAACTGACACTCTAGATTTAAGCTTATATTACGTCAACAATTATTCTTCGGATGGTTGCTTGCTAACCTTTGTTGGCGATGAATGCTTAACTACAGTTAATACCACTACCGGAAAATCAGCACCTTTGCAAACTAATGCTGTGGGTGCGACTGTCACTTGGCAAATTTCACCTCGCATTAGCGCAGGTGCGTGGGGTGGTTATACTAAATCTTACATTCCTGGGCAATCGGGAAATGTAGAAACGACGAATTATATGGTGTTTATGAATTTCCCTGATTTATTTGCTAAAGGAAATTTGGGGGGAATTTATGTCGGTCAACCTCCTAAAATCACTAGTAGCGACCTACCTGTGGGGAATAATGTCCCTGATTTTATTAATACCGGTTTAGGACGTGCAGGTGGACAACCAGGGACTACCACTCAAATTGAGGCATTTTATCGTTTCCAGCTAACAGATAATATTAGCATTACACCAGGAATAATTCATCTCTTGCAGCCTGGTAATACACCAGATAGTGACTCAGTTACCATCGGCATTCTGCGGAGTACTTTTAGTTTTTAA